The Haloarchaeobius sp. HME9146 genome includes a region encoding these proteins:
- a CDS encoding 4Fe-4S dicluster domain-containing protein, translated as MSSQSDDGVNLADGVDHQVAMVMDLNKCIGCQTCTVACKSLWTEGGGRDYMYWNNVETRPGKGYPKNWEEKGGGWKSSEHNERNPGEIPEQEDYGHHWEFNHEAIMYDGSDEPLRPQGDPEWGPNWDEDQGAGEYPNSYYFYLPRICNHCTHPSCVEACPRKAIYKREEDGIVLVDQERCRGYRYCVEGCPYKKVYYNAVKKTSEKCIFCYPRLEGEGPNGETFKPACAEECPPQLRLVGFLDDEEGPIHKLVNEYEVALPLHPEYQTDPNVYYIPPYAPPQHSEDGETVDVDRIPRTYLEELFGEEVHDALDTIERERDKVNRGGESELLSMLTDENPAQKYRMEVFDDD; from the coding sequence ATGAGCAGCCAGTCCGACGACGGCGTGAACCTCGCCGACGGCGTCGACCACCAGGTCGCGATGGTGATGGACCTGAACAAGTGCATCGGCTGCCAGACCTGCACGGTCGCGTGCAAGTCGCTCTGGACCGAGGGCGGCGGCCGCGACTACATGTACTGGAACAACGTCGAGACCCGCCCCGGCAAGGGCTACCCGAAGAACTGGGAGGAGAAAGGCGGCGGCTGGAAATCCAGCGAGCACAACGAGCGCAACCCCGGCGAGATTCCCGAGCAGGAGGACTACGGCCACCACTGGGAGTTCAACCACGAGGCCATCATGTACGACGGGAGCGACGAGCCCCTGCGCCCCCAGGGCGACCCCGAGTGGGGCCCGAACTGGGACGAGGACCAGGGGGCCGGCGAGTACCCCAACTCGTACTACTTCTACCTCCCGCGCATCTGCAACCACTGCACGCACCCCTCCTGTGTCGAGGCCTGCCCGCGCAAGGCCATCTACAAGCGCGAGGAGGACGGCATCGTGCTGGTCGACCAGGAGCGCTGCCGGGGCTACCGCTACTGCGTGGAGGGCTGTCCGTACAAGAAGGTGTACTACAACGCGGTCAAGAAGACCTCCGAGAAGTGCATCTTCTGCTACCCGCGGCTCGAAGGCGAGGGGCCGAACGGTGAGACGTTCAAACCGGCCTGTGCCGAGGAGTGCCCGCCACAGCTCCGCCTCGTGGGCTTCCTCGACGACGAGGAGGGCCCCATCCACAAGCTGGTGAACGAGTACGAGGTCGCCCTCCCGCTGCACCCCGAGTACCAGACCGACCCGAACGTCTACTACATCCCGCCCTACGCGCCGCCACAGCACTCCGAGGACGGCGAGACGGTCGACGTGGACCGCATCCCCCGAACCTACCTCGAGGAGCTGTTCGGCGAGGAAGTCCACGACGCGCTCGACACCATCGAGCGCGAGCGCGACAAGGTGAACCGCGGCGGCGAGAGCGAACTGCTCTCGATGCTCACCGACGAGAACCCGGCCCAGAAGTACCGCATGGAGGTGTTCGACGATGACTGA
- a CDS encoding P-loop NTPase, whose translation MHETDHQTDEDEGVDEQPDLQARVEAALRQVRDPEAGVNVFEAGLVENIVLDGGSATVEADLADFDPVGEQQVVGAVLQAVRSVPGIESAHVEPVAPTPDSDVDRDSGTAAFDTVIAVASAKGGVGKSTVSTMLACALADDQAVGLFDADVHGPNVPTLLDIAGPIHSDEDGHPLPVEVPGEGTLEAMSIGLMEQGAPLGWRGAMAHDAVTELFEDTAWSNTDTLVLDLPPGTGDVVLTTLQEVHVDGVVVVTTPFPSAVEDTARSVELFRDNDVPVLGTVVNMGGFTCPSCGDTHDLFPDGSPMDDLQTTTLAELPFATELQEPPVPGAVPEVVEPLGDAVTEAAETAWDVDAPESAVDIRGLAPQDRKQAVREAFADLESGDPFAVVSDRDPSPIRAFLAELAGAKPSAFDPFTVERATPHDWLLRTTRP comes from the coding sequence ATGCACGAGACAGACCACCAGACGGACGAGGACGAGGGAGTGGACGAACAGCCCGACCTGCAAGCACGCGTCGAAGCCGCACTCCGGCAGGTCCGCGACCCCGAGGCCGGCGTGAACGTGTTCGAGGCTGGCCTGGTCGAGAACATCGTACTCGACGGGGGGAGCGCGACCGTCGAGGCGGACCTCGCCGACTTCGACCCGGTCGGCGAGCAGCAGGTGGTCGGGGCAGTCCTGCAAGCGGTCCGGTCCGTCCCCGGAATCGAGTCGGCCCACGTCGAACCGGTGGCTCCGACGCCGGATTCGGACGTGGACCGCGACAGCGGGACGGCCGCCTTCGACACCGTCATCGCGGTCGCCAGCGCGAAGGGCGGCGTCGGCAAGTCGACCGTCTCGACGATGCTGGCGTGCGCACTCGCCGACGACCAGGCGGTCGGCCTGTTCGACGCGGACGTGCACGGGCCGAACGTCCCGACCCTGCTCGACATCGCCGGCCCCATCCACTCCGACGAGGACGGGCACCCCTTGCCCGTCGAGGTACCCGGAGAGGGCACCCTCGAAGCCATGAGCATCGGGCTGATGGAGCAGGGCGCACCACTCGGCTGGCGCGGCGCGATGGCACACGACGCCGTGACGGAACTGTTCGAGGACACAGCCTGGTCGAACACGGACACGCTGGTGCTCGACCTCCCGCCGGGAACCGGCGACGTGGTGCTGACGACGCTGCAGGAGGTCCACGTCGACGGCGTGGTCGTCGTCACGACACCGTTCCCGTCGGCGGTCGAGGACACCGCGAGGAGCGTCGAGCTGTTCCGGGACAACGACGTGCCGGTGCTCGGGACCGTCGTCAACATGGGCGGGTTCACCTGCCCGTCCTGCGGCGACACCCACGACCTCTTCCCGGACGGGTCGCCCATGGACGACCTCCAGACGACGACGCTGGCGGAACTCCCGTTCGCCACCGAGTTGCAGGAGCCGCCGGTCCCGGGAGCCGTTCCCGAGGTGGTCGAGCCACTGGGTGACGCCGTCACCGAGGCCGCCGAGACCGCCTGGGACGTCGACGCACCGGAGTCGGCGGTCGATATCCGCGGGCTCGCACCGCAGGACCGGAAGCAGGCGGTCCGCGAGGCGTTCGCTGACCTCGAGTCTGGCGACCCCTTCGCGGTCGTCAGCGACCGAGACCCCTCGCCCATCCGGGCGTTCCTCGCCGAACTCGCCGGCGCGAAGCCGTCGGCGTTCGACCCCTTCACCGTCGAGCGGGCCACTCCACACGACTGGCTCTTGCGGACGACCAGGCCATGA
- a CDS encoding HEAT repeat domain-containing protein, whose product MRDEEEATDGPPDPQLHPENSPGFGEDPVGLEDIEVSREDVTIGEADPAELAASDTEPVEDAAEHDLLATLAGDDPIERRRAALALADRDPSDAAIEGLAAAAATDDEPEVRQFAVEALGKLGGDIAAQTARKLLEDPEPWVRAEALVSLDRLDRESHEEAIEGALDDEHHAVRRNAAISLFKLRGEGAKDLLLAQTDDESERVREWAAHLLAGVDDDDARERLAALADSDDSDIVRRTAARAYEADPGAFRRQFSGALDEVETTLPGEDRLNRRPDL is encoded by the coding sequence GTGAGAGACGAGGAAGAGGCCACCGACGGGCCGCCGGACCCGCAACTCCACCCCGAGAACAGTCCCGGCTTCGGCGAGGACCCGGTCGGGCTGGAGGATATCGAGGTCTCCCGCGAGGACGTGACCATCGGGGAGGCCGACCCGGCCGAACTCGCGGCCAGCGATACGGAACCCGTCGAGGACGCGGCCGAGCACGACCTGCTCGCCACCCTCGCGGGCGACGACCCCATCGAGCGCCGTCGAGCCGCGCTCGCACTGGCCGACCGCGACCCGAGTGACGCCGCAATCGAGGGGCTGGCGGCGGCCGCGGCCACCGACGACGAGCCCGAGGTCCGCCAGTTCGCGGTCGAGGCCCTCGGGAAACTCGGTGGTGACATCGCCGCACAGACGGCCCGAAAACTGCTGGAAGACCCCGAGCCGTGGGTGCGCGCGGAGGCACTGGTCTCGCTGGACCGGCTGGACCGGGAGAGCCACGAGGAGGCGATCGAAGGCGCACTGGACGACGAGCACCACGCGGTCCGCCGGAACGCCGCCATCTCGCTGTTCAAACTCCGCGGCGAGGGGGCGAAGGACCTGCTGCTCGCCCAGACCGACGACGAGAGCGAGCGCGTTCGCGAGTGGGCAGCGCACCTGCTCGCGGGCGTGGACGACGACGACGCCAGGGAGCGCCTCGCGGCACTGGCTGATTCGGACGACAGCGACATCGTGCGCCGAACCGCGGCCAGGGCGTACGAGGCCGACCCTGGCGCGTTCCGCCGGCAGTTCAGCGGCGCGCTCGACGAGGTGGAGACGACCCTCCCCGGCGAGGACCGCCTGAACCGCCGGCCCGACCTGTGA
- a CDS encoding molybdenum cofactor guanylyltransferase translates to MTGDRETSMLPASSLTGVVLAGGTSTRFGPTPKATATLDGRPLVDRVVRRLWRVTGRPPVVAARSAAKRELVADAVSEPVRFTPDADWCGGPVAGLAGSLDAVETDRVFVCGCDMPLLSPAAVSWQAARLQTAEADAVVPMDEEGQPQLLHGVFDRDALASLFETRPGDDRLRVVLDRLTVDRVPQHEAPQNIPLTRSTVNVNTRCDLRSIPTMEAAIGHAPDPGEHVRN, encoded by the coding sequence ATGACGGGCGACCGGGAGACGTCGATGCTGCCAGCGTCTTCGCTCACCGGTGTCGTCCTCGCAGGCGGGACCAGCACGCGGTTCGGACCGACGCCGAAAGCGACGGCGACACTCGACGGACGGCCCCTGGTTGACCGGGTCGTCCGCAGACTCTGGCGGGTGACCGGGCGACCGCCGGTGGTCGCGGCTCGCAGTGCGGCAAAACGCGAGCTGGTCGCCGACGCCGTCTCCGAGCCGGTCCGGTTCACCCCCGATGCGGACTGGTGTGGCGGGCCGGTTGCCGGTCTCGCCGGGTCGCTGGATGCGGTCGAGACCGACCGCGTGTTCGTCTGTGGCTGTGATATGCCCCTGCTCTCGCCCGCAGCGGTTTCGTGGCAGGCGGCCCGGTTGCAGACGGCCGAAGCGGACGCGGTGGTTCCCATGGACGAAGAGGGACAGCCACAGCTCCTCCACGGGGTATTCGACCGTGACGCGCTCGCGTCGCTGTTCGAGACGCGACCCGGCGACGACCGGCTCCGGGTCGTGCTCGACCGGCTGACCGTGGACCGGGTTCCACAGCACGAGGCACCCCAGAACATCCCACTCACCCGGTCGACGGTGAACGTCAACACCCGGTGCGACCTGCGTTCGATACCGACGATGGAGGCCGCAATCGGGCACGCCCCCGACCCGGGCGAACACGTTCGGAACTAA
- a CDS encoding phosphate ABC transporter permease — MSSSTFDHWGTRTRGAVAALADGLPVTTRTAAALLAVVPATTVFVLRLAVNASLQGPVVDASLLRPVLFAALLGPALAALVLGASTASTSPAERVGLTFVGVFGVLAGLSPAAWLPASGAVLGGGSLAVASRIREADRQVTPLELVSSTVVLLGIALSLAASSGVATSLRTTGTTVALLGIALAPAFAGRSLSWPDLGAGALAAVAVYQAATSAPFVAGAALLVGSNVVGGSVVLVALAAGGGVAATVAGVRTGRWPVAMGAVLLLVSGVPATLAGAVGAVVALALLVSDGGAGTDIRGGPA, encoded by the coding sequence GTGAGCAGTTCGACGTTCGACCACTGGGGGACCCGGACGCGCGGCGCAGTCGCAGCCCTGGCAGACGGCCTCCCCGTCACCACCCGGACCGCGGCCGCACTGCTCGCGGTCGTCCCCGCGACCACCGTGTTCGTCCTCAGGCTGGCGGTGAACGCCTCGCTCCAGGGGCCGGTGGTCGACGCATCCCTGTTGCGGCCGGTCCTGTTCGCGGCGCTCCTTGGGCCCGCACTCGCGGCACTCGTCCTCGGCGCGAGTACGGCTTCGACCTCGCCTGCCGAACGCGTCGGCCTCACGTTCGTCGGCGTGTTCGGTGTCCTCGCCGGACTGTCCCCGGCGGCGTGGCTGCCGGCTTCGGGGGCGGTCCTCGGCGGCGGTTCGCTCGCCGTCGCGTCCCGGATCCGCGAGGCGGACCGGCAGGTCACCCCGCTGGAACTCGTTTCGAGTACGGTCGTGCTGCTCGGTATCGCGCTCTCACTGGCGGCCTCCTCGGGCGTCGCCACCAGCCTCCGAACCACGGGCACGACCGTGGCACTGCTAGGAATCGCCCTGGCACCGGCGTTCGCCGGACGGAGCCTCTCGTGGCCGGACCTCGGTGCCGGCGCACTGGCCGCGGTGGCGGTGTACCAGGCCGCGACGAGTGCGCCCTTCGTCGCCGGCGCCGCGCTGCTCGTCGGGAGCAACGTCGTCGGCGGGTCCGTGGTGCTGGTCGCGCTGGCGGCCGGCGGCGGCGTCGCCGCGACCGTGGCTGGTGTGAGAACCGGACGCTGGCCGGTCGCCATGGGAGCCGTCCTGTTGCTCGTCTCGGGCGTCCCGGCGACGCTGGCCGGGGCAGTCGGGGCGGTGGTCGCGCTCGCACTGCTCGTCTCCGATGGTGGTGCCGGTACCGATATTCGGGGTGGTCCAGCGTGA
- a CDS encoding molybdopterin-dependent oxidoreductase: protein MSKQEPTHDERDESDVTPSRRGFLKGLGAATAAGLTGIGSADDLFQMEGLQVVDDPIGNYPYRDWEDLYREEWDWDSVSRSTHSVNCTGSCSWNVYVKNGQVWREEQSGDYPRFDEDLPDPNPRGCQKGACYTDYVNADQRIKHPLKRVGERGEGKWKRITWDEALAEIADHVIDEVQAGRYDCISGFTPIPAMSPISFASGSRLVNLLGGVSHSFYDWYSDLPPGQPLTWGVQTDNAESADWYNADYIIAWGSNINVTRIPDAKYFLDAGYNGTKRVGVFTDYSQTAIHTDEWMSPEGGTDTALALGMARTIVKEDLYDEAHLKEQTDMPLLVREDTGKFLRASEVPGLGEDVEDPGKVFVMQDESGNLQVAPASLGDRDGEYDKSASIELDFEPDLTTERTVGGGEADGEIPVRTVWLNLQDELAKYDPQYVYNETGVGEDTHQRIAREFAEAERAKIIHGKGVNDWYHNDLGNRALQLLVTLTGNLGRQGTGLDHYVGQEKIWTIHGWKKLSFPTGNVRGVPTTLWTYYHAGIMENTDEDTRAKIQESLDKGWMPLYPEERDDGSRPDPTTMFVWRGNYFNQSKGNVAVEEQLWPKLDLVVDINFRMDSTAMNADIVLPTASHYEKHDLSMTDMHTYVHPFTPAVEPLGESKTDWQIFRELAAKIQEVARDRGVEPVQDRKFDREIDLTTIYDDYVRDWLADEEGALEEDRAACEFVLEHSEESNPHDSDEQITFADTVEQPQRLKAAGDHWTSDIEEGEAYTPWKRFVQDKEPWPTFTGRQQYYIDHDWFLELGEQLPTHKGPVAEQDREEYPLKYNTPHGRWSIHSTWRDSEKMLRLQRGEPLVYLHPEDMDERGIEDGDTVVVHNDLAEVEVQAKEYPSSQRGTARMYFAWEQFQFPDRDNFNSLVPMYMKPTQLVQYPEDSGEHLYFFPNYWGPTGVNSDVRVDVRKKGGDDE, encoded by the coding sequence ATGAGTAAGCAAGAACCGACCCACGACGAGCGAGACGAGAGCGACGTGACGCCGTCCAGACGCGGGTTCCTGAAGGGACTCGGCGCAGCGACGGCCGCAGGACTGACCGGCATCGGCTCGGCCGACGACCTCTTCCAGATGGAGGGGCTCCAGGTCGTCGACGACCCCATCGGGAACTACCCCTATCGCGACTGGGAGGACCTCTACCGCGAGGAGTGGGACTGGGACTCCGTCTCCCGGTCGACCCACAGCGTGAACTGCACCGGCTCCTGCTCGTGGAACGTCTACGTCAAGAACGGGCAGGTCTGGCGCGAGGAGCAGTCCGGCGACTACCCGCGCTTCGACGAGGACCTCCCGGACCCGAACCCACGCGGCTGCCAGAAGGGTGCCTGCTACACCGACTACGTCAACGCCGACCAGCGCATCAAGCACCCCCTCAAGCGCGTCGGCGAGCGCGGCGAGGGCAAGTGGAAGCGTATCACCTGGGACGAAGCACTCGCCGAGATCGCCGACCACGTCATCGACGAGGTGCAGGCCGGTCGGTACGACTGCATCTCGGGGTTCACCCCGATTCCGGCGATGAGCCCCATCTCGTTCGCCTCCGGCAGCCGCCTCGTCAACCTGCTCGGCGGCGTCTCCCACAGCTTCTACGACTGGTACTCGGACCTGCCGCCGGGCCAGCCCCTGACGTGGGGCGTCCAGACCGACAACGCCGAGAGCGCGGACTGGTACAACGCCGACTACATCATCGCGTGGGGGTCGAACATCAACGTCACGCGCATCCCCGACGCGAAGTACTTCCTCGACGCCGGCTACAACGGGACGAAGCGCGTCGGCGTCTTCACCGACTACTCCCAGACCGCCATCCACACCGACGAGTGGATGAGTCCCGAGGGCGGGACCGACACGGCCCTCGCGCTGGGCATGGCCCGGACCATCGTCAAGGAGGACCTGTACGACGAGGCCCACCTGAAAGAGCAGACGGACATGCCGCTGCTGGTCCGCGAGGACACCGGGAAGTTCCTGCGCGCCAGCGAGGTGCCGGGCCTCGGCGAGGACGTCGAGGACCCCGGGAAGGTGTTCGTCATGCAGGACGAATCGGGGAACCTCCAGGTCGCCCCCGCTTCCCTCGGCGACCGCGACGGCGAGTACGACAAGTCCGCGAGCATCGAACTCGACTTCGAGCCCGACTTGACTACCGAGCGGACGGTCGGTGGTGGCGAAGCCGACGGCGAGATTCCAGTCCGCACCGTCTGGCTGAACCTGCAGGACGAACTCGCGAAGTACGACCCGCAGTACGTCTACAACGAGACCGGCGTCGGCGAAGACACGCACCAGCGTATCGCCCGCGAGTTCGCCGAGGCCGAGCGCGCGAAGATCATCCACGGGAAGGGCGTCAACGACTGGTACCACAACGACCTCGGGAACCGCGCCCTCCAGTTGCTCGTCACCCTCACCGGCAACCTCGGGCGGCAGGGCACCGGCCTCGACCACTACGTCGGGCAGGAGAAGATCTGGACCATCCACGGCTGGAAGAAGCTCTCGTTCCCGACCGGGAACGTCCGCGGCGTCCCGACGACGCTCTGGACGTACTACCACGCCGGTATCATGGAGAACACCGACGAGGACACCCGGGCGAAGATACAGGAATCCCTCGACAAGGGCTGGATGCCGCTCTACCCCGAGGAACGCGACGACGGGTCCAGACCCGACCCGACGACCATGTTCGTCTGGCGGGGGAACTACTTCAACCAGTCCAAGGGGAACGTCGCCGTCGAGGAACAGCTCTGGCCGAAGCTCGACCTCGTCGTCGACATCAACTTCCGGATGGACTCGACCGCGATGAACGCGGACATCGTCCTCCCGACCGCGAGCCACTACGAGAAACACGACCTGTCGATGACGGACATGCACACCTACGTGCACCCGTTCACGCCCGCGGTCGAGCCGCTGGGCGAGTCCAAGACGGACTGGCAGATATTCCGCGAGCTCGCCGCGAAGATCCAGGAGGTCGCCCGCGACCGCGGCGTCGAACCGGTGCAGGACCGGAAGTTCGACCGCGAGATCGACCTCACGACCATCTACGACGACTACGTCCGCGACTGGCTCGCCGACGAGGAAGGTGCCCTCGAAGAGGACCGTGCGGCCTGTGAGTTCGTCCTCGAACACTCCGAGGAGTCCAATCCCCACGACAGCGACGAGCAGATCACCTTCGCCGACACGGTCGAACAGCCTCAGCGGCTCAAGGCCGCCGGCGACCACTGGACCTCCGACATCGAGGAAGGCGAGGCGTACACGCCGTGGAAGCGCTTCGTGCAGGACAAGGAGCCGTGGCCGACGTTCACCGGCCGCCAGCAGTACTACATCGACCACGACTGGTTCCTCGAGCTGGGTGAACAGCTGCCCACGCACAAGGGGCCGGTCGCCGAGCAGGACCGCGAGGAGTATCCGCTGAAGTACAACACGCCCCACGGCCGGTGGTCCATCCACTCGACGTGGCGCGACTCCGAGAAGATGTTGCGCCTGCAGCGCGGCGAACCGCTGGTCTACCTGCACCCCGAGGACATGGACGAACGCGGCATCGAGGACGGCGACACGGTCGTCGTCCACAACGACCTCGCCGAGGTCGAGGTCCAGGCGAAGGAGTACCCGAGCAGCCAGCGCGGCACCGCCCGGATGTACTTCGCCTGGGAGCAGTTCCAGTTCCCCGACCGGGACAACTTCAACTCGCTCGTGCCGATGTACATGAAGCCGACCCAGCTCGTCCAGTACCCCGAGGACTCGGGTGAACACCTCTACTTCTTCCCCAACTACTGGGGGCCGACCGGGGTGAACTCGGACGTCCGCGTCGACGTGCGGAAGAAGGGAGGTGATGACGAATGA
- a CDS encoding molecular chaperone TorD family protein, whose product MQEQPDTTRDDEESTAETTSDESPMPDQTDREAAARGALYGLCATLFREPSASVHERLASGEVTETGAELVAVSGLDIDPPELGTDDDHDTLCARYNDLFTVGYAEYEDRTDGSLDSQGPPVSLYESRYRSEVSWNDVNLDLARAYEYFGVEVNQETRDNHDFLPYMLEFAGYLARQEAVAADDDDRDLARARLDFLDRHLRVAVPGVAESMAEQSGTGLYGELAEFCDRLSRADQQALASRFEGPPPADDQRGDDP is encoded by the coding sequence ATGCAAGAGCAACCTGATACCACGCGAGACGACGAGGAATCGACCGCAGAGACGACGAGTGACGAGTCACCGATGCCGGACCAGACGGACAGGGAGGCCGCGGCCCGCGGCGCACTGTACGGGCTGTGTGCGACCCTGTTCCGCGAACCGAGCGCGTCCGTCCACGAGCGACTGGCCAGTGGCGAGGTCACCGAGACCGGTGCCGAACTGGTCGCCGTCTCGGGACTGGATATCGACCCGCCGGAGCTCGGGACCGACGACGACCACGACACGCTCTGTGCCCGCTACAACGACCTGTTCACGGTCGGCTACGCGGAGTACGAGGACCGGACCGACGGGTCCCTCGATTCGCAGGGGCCGCCGGTGTCGCTGTACGAGTCGCGCTATCGGTCGGAGGTGTCCTGGAACGACGTGAACCTGGACCTCGCCCGGGCCTACGAGTACTTCGGCGTCGAGGTGAACCAGGAGACTCGCGACAACCACGACTTCCTGCCCTACATGCTGGAGTTCGCGGGCTACCTCGCCCGGCAGGAGGCGGTCGCAGCCGACGACGATGACCGCGATCTCGCCAGGGCCCGCCTCGACTTCCTCGACCGACACCTCAGGGTGGCGGTCCCGGGAGTCGCCGAATCGATGGCAGAACAGTCCGGGACCGGCCTCTACGGGGAGCTTGCCGAGTTCTGTGACCGGCTCTCCCGGGCCGACCAGCAGGCGCTAGCCTCACGCTTCGAGGGGCCGCCCCCGGCCGACGACCAGCGAGGTGACGACCCGTGA
- a CDS encoding cupin domain-containing protein, whose product MTDIADLNEFESTPHAEVFAAPGPRVVRLQLEAGDEMPEHSHPGETIVLHVLAGELDLRLDGEPNHLQGDELIRFDGDQDIQPRALSDTKALLFFCTTE is encoded by the coding sequence ATGACAGACATCGCCGACCTGAACGAGTTCGAGTCGACCCCCCACGCGGAGGTCTTCGCTGCCCCCGGTCCTCGCGTGGTTCGACTCCAGCTCGAAGCCGGAGACGAGATGCCCGAACACAGCCATCCGGGTGAGACCATCGTCCTGCACGTGCTGGCTGGTGAACTCGACCTCAGGCTCGACGGCGAACCGAACCATCTCCAGGGGGACGAACTGATCCGGTTCGACGGGGACCAGGACATCCAGCCGCGCGCCCTCTCGGACACGAAAGCGCTGCTGTTCTTCTGTACGACCGAGTGA
- a CDS encoding ethylbenzene dehydrogenase-related protein, translating into MTERGPSRQSADADRETRQTIAVTLALTALVVASALLVPMLASARPAHQIPVHEPVGETSAASPDAAVWDEAPPVEVPMTSAPSGVPNADTTSVEEVKVQSIRTEERFYVRLSWHDGTADRNASSPREFADALAVQVPVNQSARPPIAMGSTRNPVNVWYWSSPSGAEELLAGGPATTTEFEQPAVNVSTSYEDGRWTVVVARDLQATGQNRADIPTDQDMDVAFAVWNGSEMERSGRKSVSEWYHFALGPGPQGPPYETLLWSVAGVSIVGVAIATVTAMRRT; encoded by the coding sequence ATGACTGAGCGGGGACCGTCCCGGCAGTCAGCGGACGCCGACCGCGAGACCAGACAGACCATCGCGGTCACGCTGGCGCTGACGGCGCTGGTGGTCGCGTCGGCCCTGCTGGTGCCGATGCTCGCCAGTGCCCGCCCGGCCCATCAGATTCCCGTCCACGAGCCGGTGGGCGAGACGAGCGCCGCGAGTCCGGACGCGGCCGTCTGGGACGAAGCACCTCCCGTCGAGGTCCCGATGACCAGCGCTCCGAGCGGGGTCCCGAACGCCGATACGACCTCGGTCGAGGAGGTGAAGGTCCAGTCCATCCGGACCGAGGAGCGGTTCTACGTCCGGCTGTCCTGGCATGACGGGACCGCGGACCGGAACGCGAGCAGTCCCCGCGAGTTCGCCGACGCGCTCGCGGTCCAGGTTCCGGTGAACCAGAGCGCCCGCCCGCCCATCGCGATGGGCAGCACGCGCAACCCGGTCAACGTCTGGTACTGGAGTTCGCCCAGCGGGGCAGAGGAGCTACTGGCCGGTGGGCCCGCAACGACCACCGAGTTCGAGCAGCCCGCGGTGAACGTCTCGACCAGCTACGAGGACGGCCGCTGGACGGTCGTGGTGGCTCGTGACCTGCAGGCTACCGGCCAGAACCGGGCGGACATCCCGACGGACCAGGACATGGACGTCGCCTTCGCGGTCTGGAACGGCTCCGAGATGGAGCGCTCCGGCCGGAAATCCGTCAGCGAGTGGTACCACTTCGCGCTGGGTCCCGGCCCGCAGGGCCCACCGTACGAGACGCTGCTGTGGTCGGTCGCTGGCGTCTCTATCGTCGGCGTGGCGATCGCGACCGTGACGGCGATGCGACGAACCTGA